The Mycetohabitans endofungorum genome contains a region encoding:
- a CDS encoding fumarate hydratase, translating into MTVIKQEDLIQSIADALQYISYYHPLDYIQALGRAYEREQSPAAKDAIAQILTNSRMCAEGRRPICQDTGIVTVFVKVGMDVRWDGATMSVTDMINEGVRRGYTHPDNVLRASIVNPPEGARKNTRDNTPAVIHYEIVPGDKLDVQVAAKGGGSENKSKFAMLNPSDSIVDWVLKTVPTMGAGWCPPGMLGIGIGGTAEKAVLMAKESLMDPIDIQDVIARGPRDWIEALRIELHEKVNALGIGAQGLGGLSTVLDVKIMAAPTHAASKPIAIIPNCAATRHVHFTLDGSGVERLDPPPLEAWPNVHWQPNTETSQRVDLDTLTREQVASWKPGQTLLLSGKMLTGRDAAHKRIADMLANGQPLPVDFTNRVIYYVGPVDPVRDEVVGPAGPTTATRMDKFTEMMLAQTGLISMIGKAERGPVAIDAIKQHKAAYLMAVGGAAYLVSKAIRGSRVVAFEDLGMEAIYEFEVKDMPVTVAVDANGTSVHQTGPKQWQARIGKVSIAAA; encoded by the coding sequence ATGACAGTCATCAAGCAGGAAGACCTGATCCAAAGCATCGCCGATGCGCTGCAATACATCAGCTACTACCATCCGCTGGACTATATCCAGGCGTTGGGCCGCGCCTACGAGCGCGAGCAAAGCCCGGCTGCGAAGGACGCGATCGCGCAGATCCTCACCAACAGCCGGATGTGCGCCGAGGGGCGCCGCCCGATCTGTCAGGACACTGGCATTGTCACGGTGTTCGTCAAGGTCGGCATGGACGTGCGCTGGGATGGCGCGACGATGAGCGTGACGGATATGATCAACGAAGGCGTGCGGCGCGGCTACACGCACCCAGATAACGTGCTGCGCGCTTCGATCGTCAATCCGCCCGAAGGTGCGCGCAAGAACACCCGGGACAACACGCCGGCAGTGATCCACTATGAGATCGTTCCGGGCGACAAACTTGACGTGCAGGTGGCAGCCAAGGGTGGCGGCTCGGAAAACAAGTCCAAGTTCGCGATGCTGAACCCGTCCGATTCGATCGTTGACTGGGTGCTCAAGACTGTGCCGACGATGGGTGCCGGCTGGTGCCCACCGGGCATGCTCGGCATCGGCATTGGCGGCACCGCCGAGAAGGCGGTGTTGATGGCGAAGGAATCGCTGATGGATCCGATCGACATCCAAGATGTGATCGCCCGCGGGCCGCGCGACTGGATTGAAGCGCTGCGCATTGAGTTGCACGAAAAGGTCAACGCGCTGGGCATCGGCGCACAAGGGCTGGGTGGTCTGTCGACTGTGCTGGACGTGAAGATCATGGCGGCGCCCACGCACGCGGCCAGCAAGCCGATTGCGATCATTCCGAACTGCGCGGCGACCCGCCATGTGCACTTCACGCTCGACGGCTCCGGCGTCGAGCGGCTGGATCCGCCGCCGCTGGAGGCGTGGCCCAATGTGCATTGGCAACCGAACACTGAGACCAGCCAACGCGTGGACCTCGATACGCTGACGCGCGAGCAAGTCGCCAGCTGGAAGCCGGGCCAGACGCTGTTGCTCTCGGGCAAAATGCTAACCGGACGCGATGCCGCGCATAAGCGCATTGCGGACATGCTGGCCAACGGCCAGCCGCTGCCAGTCGACTTCACAAACCGCGTGATTTATTATGTCGGCCCAGTCGATCCGGTGCGCGACGAAGTCGTCGGTCCCGCCGGCCCGACGACCGCGACGCGGATGGATAAGTTCACCGAGATGATGCTCGCGCAAACCGGCCTCATTTCGATGATTGGCAAGGCCGAGCGCGGCCCGGTCGCGATCGATGCGATCAAGCAGCACAAGGCTGCCTACCTGATGGCGGTCGGCGGCGCCGCGTATCTTGTGTCCAAGGCAATCCGCGGCTCGCGCGTGGTCGCGTTCGAAGATCTTGGGATGGAAGCCATTTACGAGTTTGAGGTCAAGGACATGCCGGTCACCGTGGCAGTCGATGCCAACGGCACGTCGGTCCATCAGACTGGCCCAAAGCAATGGCAGGCCAGGATCGGCAAGGTTTCGATTGCGGCCGCGTAG
- a CDS encoding TIGR00645 family protein, with product MPSSHPPFPPSGPRRMRALPSLIFFSRWLQLPLYLGLILAQAIYVFLFLKELWHLVSHAASLTETNVMLVVLGLIDVVMISNLLIMVIIGGYETFVSRLGLEGHPDEPEWLDHVNAGVLKVKLSMALISISSIHLLKTFIDPDQHSSQAVMWQVLIHAAFLLSALVMAWVDRLTSHAPHAPVSVAASNHD from the coding sequence ATGCCTTCCAGTCACCCGCCATTTCCGCCGTCTGGGCCGCGCCGTATGCGCGCGCTGCCATCGCTGATCTTCTTCAGTCGCTGGCTGCAACTCCCCCTGTATTTGGGCCTGATCCTCGCACAAGCCATTTATGTGTTCCTATTCCTCAAGGAGCTTTGGCACCTGGTATCGCACGCGGCGTCGCTGACCGAGACCAATGTAATGCTGGTGGTCCTCGGGCTGATCGACGTCGTGATGATCTCGAATTTGCTGATCATGGTGATTATCGGCGGCTACGAGACGTTCGTGTCGCGACTGGGTCTGGAGGGCCACCCGGACGAACCAGAGTGGCTCGACCACGTCAATGCCGGCGTGTTGAAGGTCAAGCTATCGATGGCGCTGATCAGCATCTCGTCAATCCACTTGCTCAAGACCTTCATCGATCCCGACCAGCATTCGTCGCAGGCGGTGATGTGGCAAGTGCTGATCCACGCCGCGTTCCTGCTATCGGCGCTCGTGATGGCCTGGGTGGACCGGCTCACATCGCACGCGCCGCATGCGCCTGTTTCAGTCGCCGCTTCGAACCACGATTGA